The sequence below is a genomic window from Clostridium putrefaciens.
TACTATTTATCTTATTATTAAAGAGAGGCGGATCAATCTCCATTGGCTCTTGAACAACTAACAAGTTAGAACGAGAATCTTGATCTTGTGGTAAAGTCCCATACCCTATGGAGCGAACACTAGATAATCCTGCACCATGAAAATTTAATGCTTCTGATATTTGGTTAGCCATCTCTGGGTTATTTTGTTTAACACCTCTTATAATTTTTGTAGACAAGGCCCTTACAGTTCGTAAGTCGTTATCTAAACTTGCTCTTATTAACTGTGGAATATAATCTTCTATGTTCATATTTGTATCACTCCATTTGAATTTCATTATTCATAATACATCGCCATTCCCTTGTTTCTCAAACCACCACAGTGCCTTTGTATTATGTTTCACTCTGCTTTAATATTATAATACAAAAATACTTTTATGTCTATACACTTATTACTTTAACAGAGATTTCGCATTAAAATCCCAGTGAAAATTTTACTCTTACTATAATTGTCACCTATTACATTCATTAAGATATATGGGAATGCAACAGGCAGATAGGTCGCAAAATGGCTATAAATTCCCCCTCCCCAAAGTATCTTCAAAATTAATTTGCAATTATTAAACTAGTTAAGTAGTATCGAAGATAGGATTTATCCAATCTTGTACTAATAGCATCTCATCCCTTAAATCCTCAATTATATTTATCTGCAACATCCTTTTTCTTCTAAACCCTCTAATGCACCGAAAAAAATATAATTGCATTAAGTTAAAGGCTATTACTATAAACATAAGCACTGTTTCTACGCCTGTTGGACTATGAAGAAAGCAATGATCTAAATGCCACTCCGTTTTTAACTGATGAAACGCATTATTTTCAATATCCCATCTTTTATGCATTATCTTCCACAAAGTTTCTACTGAAGTAAATTTGTCTGTAGTTATAATCCATGATTCTTTGATTTCTACTTTATTTTTTTTATGTACTTCTTCTATAAACTTTATAAATCTTACTTTTATCTCTGAATTAGACATTTCAAAATTATCTTCATCCCAGGCTTTTATTTTTATATAGTTGTTACTTTTTCTATTCACAACCCACTTTTTATTTGGCTCCCTGCACTTGAATAAAGCTAATGCATCTTTGACAATATGAAGTCTTTCATCTTTAACTCGTACTACTGCATTCATTCCAATTGATAGCACTTCTTTAATCCAAGTGGATTTACAATATAGAGCGTCAGCGACTATGATATCTGCAAAATGATGAAATTCTTTATATAGCCTATTGATTAGGCGTTTCCCTCCGGTAGTTTCACCTTCATCCTTATTTGATCCATCTGTTTTAGGTTCAAGCATTTCCTGTCCTAAAATAAGGTGCGGATCAGAGCCTACAGTTGAACATACTACTGACCTGTGAAAATAATGAGTAACTCCACCATTGTGAACTCGGCTAAGACATTTATCACAACACTTTTTGGTGCTTTCAAATAATTCTACACCATCTATTGCTACTACCTTTAAACCATCCATAGTACCAGTTCTAAAGACTCTATTTTTTACCGCAGTTTTTATTATTTGATTGTGCATATTATTTAAACCTTCTAAGTCAAAGTCGCTTAATGAGCGCCTAACGGTATCAATACGTGGCACTTTAGTTTTCTTAGGTA
It includes:
- a CDS encoding transposase codes for the protein MNTNYLKQMLTYINKVYHIGKKMNTLKDKRIKFSAKVSTISFVVLFGFILQIRSFNRLEHLLEKNKFKKLLPKKTKVPRIDTVRRSLSDFDLEGLNNMHNQIIKTAVKNRVFRTGTMDGLKVVAIDGVELFESTKKCCDKCLSRVHNGGVTHYFHRSVVCSTVGSDPHLILGQEMLEPKTDGSNKDEGETTGGKRLINRLYKEFHHFADIIVADALYCKSTWIKEVLSIGMNAVVRVKDERLHIVKDALALFKCREPNKKWVVNRKSNNYIKIKAWDEDNFEMSNSEIKVRFIKFIEEVHKKNKVEIKESWIITTDKFTSVETLWKIMHKRWDIENNAFHQLKTEWHLDHCFLHSPTGVETVLMFIVIAFNLMQLYFFRCIRGFRRKRMLQINIIEDLRDEMLLVQDWINPIFDTT